The genomic segment AGTTTATCTATGTGTGTGTTTCTCAGTTCTTTTTGTTTGACGTGATTAATGCATTTATTTCTTACGGCAGTCAATAAATATGAAAAATTAAGCTCCTGATTGATAATTCTTTCATTTTTCCAGATATCCAGAAAAACTTCCTGTACGATATCTTCGGCAGCATCCAGAGAAACATAGCGTAATGCAAAACGTATCAAAACGGCTACATTTTCTACATATAAGGACTGGAATATTCTTATTTTATACTGCTCGGAACGGATCATTAACAGCTGTTGACTTTTAAGGATATATAAAACAAAGGTATCAAATTTTCTTCAAGAGAATTTGATGGTGGGAAAAATATAGGAGTATTAAATAAAAAAATGAATCGGCTTTTAAGTAAATACAATAACTCGATTGTTTATAATAATAACGTTTAAAATAAAGTTAAATTTTGATAAGACATGTCATCAATTCCTGAACATATTATTCCCCTTATTCTCCGGTTTTTACAAAATACCATCAATAAAGAAGAAGAAAAAAATCTAAACGAATGGTTGTGTAAAAGTGATGAGAATAAAGAAATATTTCGACAGTATCTGGAAATTTGGGATAATGAAAAATTGATGTCACATGAAGATCTGATATCAAAATGGAGACAGTTAGATGCCCGATTAGAACCTGTTAAACGGACTATGCCGGGTAAATCTCATAGAATTCGTAAATATAACAGGTGGATAACATATGCTGCTGTTTTTATCGGTATCATTTTCGGCACAGCACTCTGGTATGTGATCGACCGGGGAAACAATACGGAGCCTGTTCCTTCAATAGTGGAAAACCAGGGAGGTGTCATGAAATATGTACTTCCGGATGGATCGATTGTCTGGTTGCATGCTTTCAGTAAACTTTCATATTCTCCGGTATTTGACAAGGAGAAGCGTGTCGTATGTTTAGATGGAAACGCTTATTTTGAAGTTGAAAAAGATGAATCCCGGCCATTTATTGTTCATTCCGGGAATATTGATGTGCGTGTGACCGGAACCGAATTTATGGTGGAATCGATACCTGATACACATATTGCTGTTACTTTGGTTACCGGAGGGGTAAACGTAGATACCCGGAACGAGAGAGGAGAGACTGTACAGCAAATACGGCTTTTTCC from the Bacteroidales bacterium genome contains:
- a CDS encoding RNA polymerase sigma-70 factor translates to MIRSEQYKIRIFQSLYVENVAVLIRFALRYVSLDAAEDIVQEVFLDIWKNERIINQELNFSYLLTAVRNKCINHVKQKELRNTHIDKLIVESGENNVHHPVEKNIVEKEYLQRIYDQIDLLPNKCKTIFKMAYFEEKKSSEIAEILNLSIRTVEHQLYLGLKTVRNQLKRR
- a CDS encoding FecR domain-containing protein, giving the protein MSSIPEHIIPLILRFLQNTINKEEEKNLNEWLCKSDENKEIFRQYLEIWDNEKLMSHEDLISKWRQLDARLEPVKRTMPGKSHRIRKYNRWITYAAVFIGIIFGTALWYVIDRGNNTEPVPSIVENQGGVMKYVLPDGSIVWLHAFSKLSYSPVFDKEKRVVCLDGNAYFEVEKDESRPFIVHSGNIDVRVTGTEFMVESIPDTHIAVTLVTGGVNVDTRNERGETVQQIRLFPGQQAGINPYTGSVNISAVDAGYYTEWKDGIYRFTDESLGNVIRQLSFRYQLEIHLPAKLENKRITGRVTPQHTLEDILGNISEVYPINFRKENNHLYISEKY